The genomic region ATGGTTGGAATGCGGAAGCCGAAGCGGCCCAAATGCTCACCAAATTAGGTATTGATGAAAATCAGCAGGGTCAACTCATGTCGGAGCTGACCGAAAACGACAAGGTTAAGGTGCTCTTAGCCCAAGCGCTTTTCGGTAACCCTGATATCTTGATTTTAGATGAGCCCACCAACGGGTTGGATGTGAAGACGATTAACTGGTTGGAAGACTTTTTGGCCGACTTTCCCAACCTGGTCATCGTGGTTTCCCACGACCGGCACTTCCTCAATGCAGTGTCAACCAACATCCTGGACGTGGACTTTGGTAAAATCACTTCCTTCGTTGGTAACTATGATTTCTGGCGGGAATCTTCTGAACTGGCGCAGCGACTGGCTTCCCAGCAAAATGCTAAGAAGGAAGAGCAAATTAAGCAGCTCCAGGAATTCGTGGCCCGTTTCTCAGCCAACGCCTCCAAGTCTAAGCAGGCCACGGCCCGCAAGAAGCAGTTGGACAAGATTACCCTGGATGACATTAAGCCTTCATCTCGGAAATATCCTTACATCAGTTTCCCCATGAACCGGGAGCTCGGTAACGATTTAATTCGGGTGGAAGGAATTTCTAAAACTATTGATGGTGAAAAAATTCTGGACAACATTTCCTTTATTGGTCGGCCTGGTGATAAGATTGCCATCCTGTCCCAGTCAGACCTGGCTGCCACGACCTTGATGAAAATCATTGCCGGCCAAATGGAACCAGATAGTGGTTCGATTACCTGGGGAGTAACCACCTCTCAGTCTTATATTGCTAAGGACCTCAACGATAACTTTGATAACCAAGATGAGACTGTCTTGGACTGGTTACGGGACTTTGCCGAAGAGGACCAGAAGGATAGCACCAGCCTGCGTGGCATGCTCGGCCAGATGCTCTTTAAGGGTGATGACGCCCTTAAGCAGATTAAGGTTCTATCTGGTGGTGAAAAGGTCCGGATTGTTTTGGCCAAGATGATGTTGCTCAAGGCCAACGTTTTGATTATGGATGACCCCACTAACCACTTGGACTTGGAGTCCATTCAATCTCTAAACGATGCCGTGGAGAGTTTCAAAGGATCAGTCATCATGACTTCCCACGACCACGAGTTCTTGGAAACTACGGCTAACCATATCGTGGAGGTTTCTGCTAAGGGCTGTGTCGACCGGGTTGATACAACCTACGATGAATTTATTAACAGTCCAGCCATTCAAGAAAAGGTGCAGGCACTGTACGCATAAACGCATAAAAAGGAGGCCCAGTGACGGTGGCAGTTGGTATTGATAAGATTGGTTTTGATACGCCGGGTCTAGTCCTAGACCTAGTTTCTCTGGCCAAACAGCGCGGTGATGAACCGGACAAGTACACGATTGGGATTGGTCAAGACCAACAGGCGGTTGTCCCCAACTACGAAGACGTGGTCACGATGGGGGTTAACGCCGCCCAGTCCATCCTGACCGACGCTGACCGGCAGGACCTAGACATGCTAATTTTTGCGACCGAGTCTGGCGTGGATAATTCGAAGTCGGCGGCCGTCTTTGCCCAGCAACTACTCGACCTACCGGTTAATATTCGGACAATTGAACTCAAGCAGGCCTGCTACGCTGGTACCTATGGCCTGATGCAGGCCCGTGATTACGTTACCCTGCATCCTGACCGCAAGGTCCTAGTGATTGCGGCTGACATTGCCCGTTATGGCCTGGCAACGCCAGGAGAGGTAACCCAGGGTGCTGGCGCGGTAGCAATGCTGGTTGCCGCTAATCCTCGCTTAGCGGTGATTCACCATGATTCGGTCTTCATGTCCCAGGACACACCTGATTTTTGGCGGCCAATCGATCGTAGCCAGGCCCTGGTAGACGGCCACTTGTCTACAGATGTTTATAAGGCCATGTTTGCCAAACTTTGGCAGCGTTACCAGGATCAGACTGGCTTAGACCTTAACCAAATCGATGGTTGGGCCTTCCACCTCCCTTATACCAAGATGGCTAAGAAGGCCTTAGACCAGGTGATTGACCAGGCTGATGACCGTCATCAGGACCTCTTAAAGCAGCGTTTAGCGGCCAGTCAGGCTTATAGTCGGCGGGTAGGGAATACCTACACAGCCTCAGTTTACATGAGTCTGCTATCCTTGCTAGCTAACGATGATAGCTTGCAGGCTGGCGACCGGCTGGGTATTTTCAG from Leuconostocaceae bacterium ESL0723 harbors:
- a CDS encoding ATP-binding cassette domain-containing protein gives rise to the protein MITVADMSFSFSGPKLYQDVNLKLTPGNTYGIIGANGAGKSTFLKLLQGQLEPTEGHITIGEGERMSSLQQDHFAFDDYTVLDTVLQGHERLHQVKSEMDAIYAKPDFNDEDGVKAAELSAEFEELDGWNAEAEAAQMLTKLGIDENQQGQLMSELTENDKVKVLLAQALFGNPDILILDEPTNGLDVKTINWLEDFLADFPNLVIVVSHDRHFLNAVSTNILDVDFGKITSFVGNYDFWRESSELAQRLASQQNAKKEEQIKQLQEFVARFSANASKSKQATARKKQLDKITLDDIKPSSRKYPYISFPMNRELGNDLIRVEGISKTIDGEKILDNISFIGRPGDKIAILSQSDLAATTLMKIIAGQMEPDSGSITWGVTTSQSYIAKDLNDNFDNQDETVLDWLRDFAEEDQKDSTSLRGMLGQMLFKGDDALKQIKVLSGGEKVRIVLAKMMLLKANVLIMDDPTNHLDLESIQSLNDAVESFKGSVIMTSHDHEFLETTANHIVEVSAKGCVDRVDTTYDEFINSPAIQEKVQALYA
- a CDS encoding hydroxymethylglutaryl-CoA synthase, yielding MAVGIDKIGFDTPGLVLDLVSLAKQRGDEPDKYTIGIGQDQQAVVPNYEDVVTMGVNAAQSILTDADRQDLDMLIFATESGVDNSKSAAVFAQQLLDLPVNIRTIELKQACYAGTYGLMQARDYVTLHPDRKVLVIAADIARYGLATPGEVTQGAGAVAMLVAANPRLAVIHHDSVFMSQDTPDFWRPIDRSQALVDGHLSTDVYKAMFAKLWQRYQDQTGLDLNQIDGWAFHLPYTKMAKKALDQVIDQADDRHQDLLKQRLAASQAYSRRVGNTYTASVYMSLLSLLANDDSLQAGDRLGIFSYGSGAEAELFSLSLVPGFEDQVPKTAVNRLLDRRQLVSVPEYERIFSSQLLDSTVNSRSAASPRSLRAQFWGWQDGQRLYQVPKDEL